The Sphingobacterium bambusae genome includes a window with the following:
- a CDS encoding glycosyltransferase, giving the protein MKILQLGKFYPIRGGVEKVMYDLLLGLSEAGTPCDMLCASTEEHPAETIQLNPLARIFVMPTQISAAATKLAPTMISTLRRIAKNYTIIHVHHPDPMACLALFLSGYKGKVILHWHSDILKQKLLLKAYTPLQNWLIKRADHIVGTTPKYVAESPFLRKVQHKTSYIPIGVEALQPNAEIVARIQAGYAGKKIVFSLGRLVEYKGYAYLVEAAAALPDDYCVLIGGKGPLKESLEALIVERGLQNKVFLLGYIADEEIPAYFAASALFCLPSILKTEAFAIVQIEAMSCAKPIVSADIPESGVSWVNQDAVSGLVVPIEDAAQLAEKIKQIGEDPVLYAHLSKGAKRRFETLFTRAHMVEVALDCYRQVLQGAEE; this is encoded by the coding sequence ATGAAGATATTACAACTCGGTAAATTTTACCCTATTCGGGGTGGCGTGGAAAAGGTGATGTATGACCTCCTATTGGGGCTTTCCGAAGCGGGAACACCCTGCGATATGCTTTGTGCATCCACCGAAGAGCATCCCGCCGAGACCATCCAACTAAATCCGCTGGCCCGTATTTTTGTGATGCCCACGCAGATCAGTGCGGCCGCGACCAAATTGGCGCCGACGATGATTAGCACGCTCCGCCGTATCGCAAAAAATTATACGATTATCCATGTGCACCACCCCGACCCCATGGCCTGTTTGGCCTTGTTCCTCTCCGGCTACAAAGGAAAGGTGATCCTGCATTGGCATAGCGATATCCTGAAACAGAAACTGCTGCTGAAGGCTTATACGCCCTTGCAAAATTGGCTGATCAAGCGGGCGGATCATATTGTGGGCACCACGCCCAAATATGTGGCAGAATCTCCTTTCTTGCGAAAAGTGCAGCATAAGACCAGCTATATTCCCATTGGCGTGGAAGCGCTACAGCCAAATGCAGAAATAGTGGCCCGTATTCAGGCGGGCTATGCGGGCAAAAAGATCGTATTTTCCCTAGGCCGCTTGGTGGAATATAAGGGCTACGCCTATTTAGTGGAAGCTGCCGCAGCGCTGCCGGATGACTACTGTGTGCTGATCGGGGGGAAAGGCCCTTTAAAAGAAAGTTTGGAAGCGCTTATTGTCGAGCGTGGGCTACAAAATAAAGTATTTTTGCTCGGATATATTGCGGATGAGGAAATTCCGGCTTATTTTGCAGCCAGTGCGCTATTCTGCTTGCCATCGATTCTGAAAACGGAGGCCTTTGCCATCGTGCAGATCGAGGCCATGTCCTGTGCGAAGCCCATTGTATCGGCTGATATTCCGGAGTCGGGTGTCAGTTGGGTAAATCAAGATGCTGTATCCGGCTTGGTCGTGCCCATAGAAGATGCAGCACAGTTGGCCGAGAAGATCAAACAGATTGGCGAAGATCCTGTTTTGTATGCGCATCTTTCCAAGGGCGCGAAAAGGAGGTTTGAAACGCTGTTCACACGTGCGCATATGGTGGAAGTAGCCTTGGACTGCTATCGCCAAGTGTTGCAGGGGGCGGAGGAATAA
- a CDS encoding S24 family peptidase: MTEIKRKVIVNNQAFFDYIAPFLEEGRQVSFLIKGESMRPFLFEGDKVLIKKPLGRPWKMGDLILARWQDNYVLHRLVKRKKGMLGLAGDANFVQIEWVKDTDIIAVALSASRNDKQVYDAADPLQRIQGMSWYYLRPLRRALAKLKKIEKFGL; this comes from the coding sequence ATGACAGAAATAAAACGAAAAGTGATCGTCAACAACCAAGCTTTCTTCGACTATATTGCACCCTTCTTGGAGGAAGGCCGACAGGTATCTTTCTTGATCAAGGGAGAAAGCATGCGTCCCTTCCTGTTTGAAGGGGATAAGGTATTGATTAAAAAGCCGCTTGGGCGACCGTGGAAGATGGGCGACCTGATTTTGGCCCGCTGGCAAGACAACTATGTGTTGCACCGCTTGGTGAAGCGTAAAAAAGGCATGTTGGGTTTGGCGGGTGATGCCAATTTTGTACAGATTGAGTGGGTCAAGGATACCGATATTATAGCCGTTGCGCTGTCGGCCTCCCGCAACGATAAACAGGTATACGATGCTGCGGATCCCTTACAACGGATTCAAGGAATGAGCTGGTATTATTTACGTCCGTTGAGACGGGCGCTGGCGAAGTTAAAAAAGATTGAAAAGTTTGGACTATGA
- a CDS encoding PqqD family protein, whose amino-acid sequence MILRKDLMLRHVGDDYIIVEPGQDQIDMSRVYTLNETAAWLWEQLQGKDFTLADVTTLLLDRYEVDEQTARQDAAKLIELFQVQGLVKG is encoded by the coding sequence ATGATTTTAAGAAAGGATTTAATGCTGCGGCACGTAGGCGACGATTACATCATTGTGGAACCCGGGCAAGACCAAATTGATATGTCTAGGGTGTACACCTTGAACGAAACCGCTGCTTGGCTTTGGGAACAACTACAAGGGAAAGACTTTACGCTTGCCGATGTAACCACCCTCTTATTGGATCGTTATGAGGTGGATGAGCAAACGGCCAGGCAAGATGCGGCGAAGCTTATTGAACTTTTCCAGGTACAGGGCTTGGTAAAAGGCTAG
- a CDS encoding nucleotidyltransferase domain-containing protein produces the protein MGEEAVYKPFLCVLRLGLWERAQEQVEDFFPISDLHWEKLYQLAMKHTVEGILFDGLQKLPAAYLPAKSLLLRWTVRVDAIERRNLWMNKVIATQSHFFKEHKVSAMLLKGQGLARCYPNPNRRICGDIDWYVAEKKDYDSLYTILQERNLHPEKQAGFSFSSIWKNCDTEMHQRLFDLHNPFVGAYLKRLEKEQQAHALALQLGETAVELPSVLLSFVQVNAHILKHLLSYGIGIRQLCDSARICQYYADQVDGERLKQIYERLGIRKWIDRLHLVLVKYMGLDAKYLPFPLANGVESDWMMNEILQAGNFGFHDERVDLAKEEALNQRVDSFKRWRHNFARYVPYAPYETIFFPLLQFYSRLFK, from the coding sequence ATGGGGGAGGAAGCGGTATATAAACCTTTTTTGTGCGTCTTGCGTTTAGGCCTTTGGGAGCGGGCGCAAGAACAGGTGGAAGACTTTTTTCCGATCAGCGATCTGCACTGGGAAAAGCTCTACCAATTGGCCATGAAACATACCGTGGAAGGCATTTTATTTGATGGCTTGCAGAAACTGCCGGCGGCCTATCTGCCGGCAAAATCCCTGCTGTTGCGCTGGACGGTGCGCGTAGATGCAATTGAGCGACGCAACCTCTGGATGAACAAGGTGATTGCGACACAATCCCATTTTTTTAAAGAACATAAGGTCTCGGCCATGTTGTTGAAAGGACAGGGCTTGGCGCGTTGCTACCCCAACCCCAATCGACGCATCTGTGGAGACATCGATTGGTATGTCGCCGAGAAGAAAGATTACGATAGCCTCTATACTATCCTGCAGGAGCGTAACCTGCATCCCGAGAAACAAGCCGGATTTAGCTTTAGCAGCATTTGGAAAAATTGCGATACGGAGATGCACCAGCGTTTGTTTGATTTGCATAACCCTTTTGTGGGCGCTTACCTGAAACGCTTGGAGAAAGAGCAGCAGGCACATGCCTTAGCGTTGCAACTGGGGGAAACAGCCGTGGAACTGCCATCGGTGTTGCTTTCCTTTGTGCAGGTTAATGCCCATATCCTGAAACATTTGCTTTCCTATGGAATCGGTATACGACAGCTCTGTGATTCGGCACGCATTTGTCAGTATTATGCCGATCAAGTGGATGGAGAACGCTTAAAGCAGATCTATGAACGCTTGGGCATTCGGAAATGGATTGACCGGCTCCATCTCGTGCTGGTGAAGTATATGGGGCTGGATGCGAAATACCTGCCTTTTCCGCTTGCCAACGGCGTGGAATCGGATTGGATGATGAACGAAATATTGCAGGCGGGTAATTTTGGTTTTCACGATGAGCGCGTGGATTTGGCGAAGGAAGAAGCGCTGAACCAGCGCGTGGATAGTTTCAAGCGCTGGCGGCATAACTTCGCCCGCTATGTGCCTTATGCACCTTACGAGACCATTTTCTTTCCGCTCCTGCAGTTTTATTCCCGTCTTTTTAAATAA
- a CDS encoding ABC transporter ATP-binding protein, whose amino-acid sequence MRVYSLTYQLRWAWSLTRNFRKPLLGYFIIELLAIGLSLLFIFFSKKAIDQAIHAIPGNLRYTLLGVLASVLLGLLLKALSTRWNQATSLKMELGLQRKLLSGQMRAVWKYAKDWHTGDLMLRVQTDSAEVSQMLSQGALSFLLVIVRLIASVGFLWLMDPMLALVILGISPLFLFSKLYFRKMRRLNAEVKQAESGFGNVLQENLRFRLLIRALGLIPAREEKLKNSQDRIYSLKMAQQNFAILSQTVMKLTINGGYLLTFVWGIYRLHAGEISFGTMAAFLQLVGRIQTPILQAMGFVPQFIRFRTAVDRLLELENDEKEAEVQTELLTHPQRIVLEKLGFRYEDSLVIADFSAEILAGKPVAIIGSSGRGKTTLIRLLLALIKPHQGKIFIEQNQELRVLSNVHRGNFAYVPQGNSLFSGRILDNLVYGNSIDAERIKHAIYLANAEFVYTLPQGLDTVIGESGYGLSEGQAQRIAIARAMMQDASIWLFDEITSALDPETSETIVQRLLEAGKDKIVLFVTHDMKLAAQCQQTIYMQA is encoded by the coding sequence ATGCGTGTATATTCGCTAACATATCAATTGCGCTGGGCCTGGTCGTTGACCCGAAATTTTCGGAAACCCCTGCTCGGTTACTTTATTATCGAGCTCCTGGCCATTGGGCTTTCCTTGCTTTTTATTTTCTTTTCCAAAAAGGCCATTGATCAGGCTATTCACGCCATACCGGGCAACTTGCGTTATACCCTGTTGGGCGTGTTGGCTTCAGTGCTGCTAGGCCTGTTGCTCAAAGCCCTATCGACGCGTTGGAACCAAGCTACCAGCTTAAAAATGGAGCTGGGCTTGCAGCGAAAGTTGCTATCTGGGCAGATGCGAGCCGTGTGGAAGTATGCCAAGGATTGGCATACGGGCGACTTGATGTTGCGCGTGCAGACGGACAGTGCGGAGGTCTCGCAGATGCTGAGCCAAGGTGCGCTTTCCTTTCTGCTGGTCATTGTTCGCTTGATCGCGTCGGTCGGTTTTCTCTGGCTAATGGATCCCATGCTGGCCCTAGTAATCTTAGGTATTTCGCCGCTTTTCTTGTTTTCCAAGCTCTACTTTCGAAAGATGCGTCGCTTAAATGCGGAAGTAAAACAGGCGGAGAGCGGTTTCGGCAATGTGTTGCAAGAGAACCTGCGCTTTCGCCTCTTGATCCGGGCACTGGGGCTGATCCCTGCACGGGAGGAAAAGCTAAAGAATAGCCAAGATCGGATTTACAGCCTAAAGATGGCGCAGCAAAACTTTGCCATCCTGAGCCAAACCGTGATGAAGTTGACCATCAATGGCGGATACCTGTTGACCTTTGTTTGGGGTATCTATCGCCTACATGCCGGCGAGATTTCCTTCGGCACCATGGCCGCCTTTCTGCAACTGGTAGGGCGTATACAAACGCCTATTCTGCAGGCCATGGGCTTTGTGCCGCAGTTTATCCGCTTTCGAACAGCGGTAGACCGCTTGTTGGAACTGGAGAACGACGAGAAGGAAGCCGAAGTGCAAACGGAGCTATTGACGCATCCCCAACGCATCGTGCTGGAAAAATTGGGCTTTCGCTATGAGGATAGCCTGGTGATCGCTGATTTTTCGGCAGAAATTCTGGCGGGAAAGCCGGTCGCGATTATTGGATCCAGCGGTCGCGGGAAGACTACGCTGATCCGTTTGCTGTTGGCGCTGATCAAACCGCATCAAGGAAAAATTTTTATAGAACAAAATCAGGAATTACGTGTTTTATCCAATGTACACCGCGGGAATTTTGCTTATGTTCCCCAGGGAAACTCCCTGTTTAGCGGGCGTATACTGGACAATTTAGTGTATGGCAATAGCATCGATGCCGAGCGTATAAAGCACGCCATCTATCTGGCCAATGCCGAATTTGTGTATACCTTGCCCCAAGGTCTGGATACGGTTATCGGCGAGTCGGGCTATGGCCTTTCCGAAGGGCAGGCGCAGCGCATTGCCATTGCGCGCGCCATGATGCAGGATGCCTCCATCTGGCTGTTTGACGAGATTACCTCGGCACTGGATCCGGAAACATCGGAAACCATTGTGCAACGCCTACTGGAAGCCGGCAAAGATAAAATTGTACTATTTGTAACACACGATATGAAACTGGCCGCACAGTGCCAACAAACGATTTACATGCAGGCTTAA
- a CDS encoding polysaccharide biosynthesis/export family protein — protein sequence MKNTVILLFALCLFAFQSCIVPKKVVYLKDMEPNKVYNTALVPPLRVQKNDRLSIQVTSKNPELAVPFNPDGGVYNVSREGAVSNVPVTGSNINKGYLVDQEGNIEFPVLGTLNVEGLTLDGVRDMMRDRMVNEKLISDAVIKIELMNLKITMMGAVSSVGVLDVPDSRITLIEAITRSGGISANAKTNKVAVIREEAGGRKMYLNDIEKMDIFNSPTYYLQQNDIVYVEPRSAEMTPRESQTIMYFGLLTGVATMVLTLLNLMRN from the coding sequence ATGAAAAATACGGTCATCCTTCTCTTCGCTTTGTGCCTATTTGCCTTTCAATCTTGTATTGTGCCTAAGAAAGTGGTTTATCTCAAAGATATGGAACCCAACAAGGTCTATAATACGGCCTTGGTACCACCTTTGCGTGTACAAAAAAACGATCGCCTAAGCATACAGGTGACCTCCAAAAATCCGGAATTGGCTGTGCCTTTTAACCCAGATGGAGGTGTGTATAATGTGTCCAGAGAAGGAGCAGTAAGTAATGTGCCGGTTACCGGGTCTAATATCAACAAAGGTTATTTGGTGGATCAGGAAGGAAATATAGAGTTTCCGGTTTTGGGTACGCTGAATGTGGAAGGCTTGACCTTGGATGGCGTGCGTGATATGATGCGCGATCGAATGGTCAACGAAAAGCTGATCAGTGATGCGGTGATCAAAATTGAATTGATGAACCTCAAGATTACCATGATGGGGGCCGTGTCATCTGTCGGAGTGTTGGATGTGCCGGATTCCCGAATTACCCTGATTGAAGCGATTACCCGATCAGGAGGAATCTCTGCTAATGCAAAAACAAATAAGGTAGCTGTGATTCGGGAGGAGGCGGGAGGTCGGAAAATGTACCTGAACGATATTGAGAAAATGGATATTTTTAATTCGCCTACCTATTATCTGCAGCAGAATGATATTGTCTATGTGGAACCGCGCTCTGCGGAAATGACGCCTCGCGAGAGCCAAACAATCATGTACTTTGGTTTACTCACCGGTGTGGCGACCATGGTCTTAACCCTTTTGAACTTGATGCGTAACTAA
- a CDS encoding GumC family protein has product MDQQSYNPYLESKEKEGKSLNLIDLIKYLLLHWYWFVLSILIFGGYYYYEYSKTQFLYSRAQTVMIKSTTNTLSVNRVTRLNNYYNTVNVAGEILQLRSKELMRNTIARLHADVSYSVQKGLRTMELYRESPFDVKFLNAKAESNFAFKLTAIDSTKVRFAITEGELESFTEVPIGRELKTPFGRIIIQKTKSFDQSYYGEPVTVVKTAREAMVGYFLSRMRIEQMQDDASLLSMSMEDVSAARAADMLATLVTVYNQETVEDKNRVAKNSAEFIKERIAIIESELGDVETNLEQMKARNEGMDVNTATDVFWSESREYQSSTRSIETQLRLVNLMRDRVDNANESSSLIPSNTGLVDDNIETQIAEYNAVLLKRNRLVQGNNSANPIVQDMDAVLGAIRDNIYRSVDNSVMGLRIRIRNLQEDEAASRAKAQGLPAKQRMMLSIERQQKVKEELYILLLNRREENALNQAMTDDNLRVVDPPSGSEAPFYPNKVRKVMTGVGFGLVLPTVVLMLLLLLDTKVNGRKDIEEAISVPFLGEIPYAKQTMRANDDVVVNEQGRDPATEAFRILRTNIGFMSSAEREIRVITFTSFNVGAGKTFTAVNLAASLTFLLQNVVLLDLDLRKGTLSDHLKLGSVKGVTHFLADPAVSLDHITYRASIGRGVDVIPIGVIAPNPVELLLSKRLDILIGQLKERYRYIIVDNVPIDLVADAAVVNRISELTVFVVRAGAMDKRLLPEIEKIYRKGKLNNMAILLNGIRKLKSSYGYGYGYGYGYGYQKENPGFFSFFKRLFRR; this is encoded by the coding sequence ATGGACCAGCAATCATACAATCCCTATCTCGAAAGCAAAGAAAAGGAGGGCAAGTCGCTCAACCTAATCGACCTGATTAAATACCTGCTCTTGCATTGGTATTGGTTTGTATTGTCTATCCTGATTTTTGGCGGCTATTATTACTACGAATATAGCAAAACCCAGTTTTTATACAGCCGTGCACAAACGGTCATGATCAAAAGTACGACCAACACCCTGAGTGTCAATCGGGTCACACGATTAAATAATTATTACAATACGGTCAATGTTGCGGGGGAGATCTTGCAATTACGCTCCAAGGAATTAATGCGCAATACCATTGCCCGTTTGCATGCCGACGTGAGCTATTCGGTGCAAAAAGGATTGCGTACCATGGAGCTCTACCGGGAATCTCCTTTTGACGTGAAATTCCTCAACGCCAAAGCGGAAAGCAATTTTGCGTTTAAACTCACGGCCATTGACTCCACAAAAGTGCGCTTTGCCATCACGGAAGGCGAGCTAGAAAGCTTTACCGAGGTGCCTATTGGGCGCGAGCTAAAAACGCCTTTCGGACGTATTATTATCCAAAAAACGAAATCCTTTGATCAGTCTTACTACGGCGAGCCGGTAACGGTGGTCAAAACGGCGCGCGAGGCCATGGTGGGCTATTTCTTAAGCCGCATGCGTATTGAGCAAATGCAAGATGATGCCTCTCTACTTTCCATGTCCATGGAGGATGTGTCGGCGGCACGTGCCGCGGATATGTTGGCAACCTTGGTTACCGTATACAACCAAGAGACCGTAGAAGATAAAAACCGGGTGGCCAAGAATTCTGCAGAATTTATCAAAGAGCGGATTGCCATTATTGAAAGCGAGCTGGGCGATGTGGAGACCAATCTCGAGCAGATGAAAGCCCGCAACGAGGGTATGGATGTGAATACGGCAACCGATGTGTTTTGGTCAGAAAGTCGTGAATACCAGTCCTCTACCCGCAGTATTGAAACGCAGCTGCGTTTGGTGAATTTAATGCGCGATCGCGTAGATAATGCCAACGAAAGCAGTAGCTTGATTCCGAGTAATACGGGATTGGTGGATGATAATATTGAAACGCAGATTGCCGAATACAACGCGGTCTTATTAAAACGCAACCGCCTGGTGCAGGGCAACAACTCGGCCAACCCGATTGTGCAGGATATGGATGCCGTATTGGGCGCTATTCGGGATAATATTTACCGCTCGGTAGACAATTCGGTCATGGGGCTGCGTATTCGTATTCGCAATTTGCAAGAAGATGAGGCGGCTTCGCGTGCCAAAGCACAAGGTTTGCCCGCCAAACAGCGTATGATGCTGTCCATTGAACGGCAGCAGAAGGTGAAAGAGGAGCTGTATATTCTCTTGTTAAACCGACGCGAAGAGAATGCCTTGAACCAGGCAATGACCGACGACAACCTGCGGGTGGTGGATCCACCATCAGGCAGTGAAGCACCATTTTACCCGAACAAGGTGCGCAAGGTGATGACTGGCGTAGGCTTTGGGCTGGTATTGCCCACCGTGGTGCTGATGCTTCTGCTCTTGTTGGATACCAAGGTGAATGGGCGTAAAGATATTGAAGAGGCGATTTCGGTGCCTTTCTTGGGCGAGATTCCCTATGCTAAACAGACCATGCGTGCGAATGACGATGTGGTGGTGAACGAGCAGGGGCGTGATCCTGCAACGGAGGCTTTCCGTATTTTGCGTACCAATATTGGCTTTATGTCGTCCGCCGAGCGGGAGATTCGGGTGATTACCTTTACATCCTTTAATGTGGGGGCGGGAAAAACCTTTACGGCAGTCAATTTGGCGGCAAGCTTAACCTTCTTATTGCAGAATGTGGTGCTGCTGGATTTGGATTTGCGTAAGGGAACCTTAAGTGATCACTTGAAATTGGGTTCGGTAAAAGGGGTGACGCACTTTTTGGCCGATCCGGCGGTTTCCTTGGATCATATTACCTACCGCGCGAGCATCGGTCGGGGTGTGGATGTGATCCCGATTGGCGTCATTGCGCCTAATCCGGTGGAGCTGCTCCTCAGCAAGCGCTTAGACATTTTAATTGGACAATTAAAAGAAAGATACCGCTATATTATTGTCGATAATGTGCCGATTGACTTGGTGGCCGATGCCGCCGTCGTAAACCGTATCTCGGAACTGACGGTCTTTGTGGTGCGTGCCGGCGCGATGGACAAACGCTTATTGCCTGAGATCGAAAAGATCTACCGCAAAGGCAAGTTAAACAATATGGCTATCCTGCTGAACGGTATCCGCAAGCTGAAATCCAGCTATGGATATGGTTATGGCTATGGTTACGGCTATGGCTACCAAAAAGAAAATCCGGGATTCTTCAGCTTCTTTAAGCGTCTTTTCCGACGCTAA
- a CDS encoding OmpA family protein — translation MKTILLTLGISLCVFASSAQTGMSTPDSTVEVSGEKHRVITNKFFDNWFIGAGVGGQFFYGDHNRQMAFGDRIVPAYELHLGKHFTPGIGVRLALNGLKNKGVTQNGSHSTGVVYDESQGLYGQEFQYLNFHGDVLFNVSNMLGGYNPTRFYTFSPYVGLGAMWTWEEPKSREVSANLGFFNSFRLSPSWDLTLDIRGSLVHDRFDGELGGRKDEGMLTSAVGIVYKFGKRTWDDKTKTVIRITNEGELRALRDKVNELAADNNALKNQLANAKNNTVTEVLVDKNVLAAPILVTFPINKSTVSNEARVNLGFFAKIIKEGDPELSYSIVGYADKGTGSKSTNERLSRERAQAIYNVLVREFGVPSSQLEVDHKGGVDNMFYDDPRLSRAVITIGKYKNR, via the coding sequence ATGAAAACGATTTTACTGACTTTGGGGATTTCACTTTGCGTCTTTGCATCATCTGCACAAACAGGGATGTCAACACCGGATTCGACGGTGGAAGTAAGCGGCGAGAAACACAGAGTTATCACCAACAAATTTTTTGATAACTGGTTTATCGGAGCGGGTGTTGGTGGACAGTTTTTTTATGGCGACCACAACCGTCAAATGGCCTTTGGCGATCGTATCGTGCCAGCTTATGAGCTGCACCTTGGTAAACATTTTACGCCGGGTATTGGTGTTCGTTTGGCCTTGAACGGTTTGAAGAACAAAGGGGTGACCCAAAATGGAAGCCACAGCACAGGCGTGGTGTATGATGAGTCGCAAGGTCTTTATGGACAGGAATTTCAGTACCTCAACTTTCATGGGGATGTGCTTTTTAACGTAAGCAATATGCTAGGAGGATATAATCCGACGCGTTTCTACACCTTCAGTCCGTATGTAGGTCTTGGGGCGATGTGGACTTGGGAAGAACCAAAATCGAGAGAGGTGAGTGCAAACTTGGGTTTCTTCAACAGCTTTCGCTTAAGCCCTTCTTGGGACTTGACCTTGGATATCCGTGGTAGTTTGGTGCATGACCGTTTTGATGGCGAGTTGGGGGGACGTAAGGATGAAGGGATGTTGACCAGCGCTGTAGGTATTGTATACAAGTTTGGCAAACGTACTTGGGATGACAAGACTAAAACGGTGATTCGCATTACCAATGAAGGCGAGTTGAGAGCCTTGCGCGATAAAGTCAATGAATTGGCGGCGGATAACAACGCCTTGAAGAATCAGTTGGCCAATGCGAAAAATAATACGGTGACGGAGGTTTTGGTGGATAAGAACGTATTGGCAGCGCCAATTTTGGTAACCTTCCCGATCAACAAGAGTACGGTGAGCAACGAGGCTCGTGTGAACTTGGGCTTCTTCGCCAAAATTATCAAAGAAGGCGATCCGGAGTTGAGCTACTCGATTGTAGGCTATGCGGATAAAGGAACGGGTTCTAAATCAACGAACGAGCGTTTGAGCCGTGAACGTGCGCAGGCCATCTACAATGTGTTGGTTCGTGAGTTTGGTGTACCATCCAGCCAATTGGAAGTAGACCACAAAGGTGGGGTAGACAATATGTTTTATGATGATCCGCGCTTGAGCCGCGCTGTCATCACGATAGGAAAATATAAGAATAGATAA
- a CDS encoding FISUMP domain-containing protein, which yields MMFSNNVQRFVVFLSLLTVGSIFASCSKGETSEQLVDSETSLSFAVENLSEVADAGVIKGNETAPAETPDLVPVSGNVGSTTRATTKKSVAAVNTSFVPAAAAIVGEAREVVGDGYDAIVTLTEEDNTVKSASGRFINSKVSSAASGSTGNVAAAMTSGNKYRVLIYDNNDNYVGTIDATSGTALSPAFPVFKNTTYKWYAYSYNSQTQVPVPANTANPTITTTAGAAGLLYDSGTLTTVAGSNKISIVFEHRLASIAVKVDTRGLFTTINSVAGTNGTAGDLRSGTLNLKTGVYTNTSANTTKSDLLDWTNAAAATGDSVKVAYLYTSGTTAISNFKVTLTNLKVNLDDGSVRNFDDKTFTFPTSFTPQLGKRYTATITLIESAVEVGGVRWARENLYYRAGDTGYRFRNRSSNIYQTNVADLTSTTEFFSFAALTSSNSATPAVRDICKLAFPKNTWRLPTPAEQQALVNVSTNTSSTPYRVYGQSSDARYASWTYNTSNEYGTVWTSFMALGRRAKGSNTVENYSRTSNSSGYFWSNTFVQGTTRAYYMRVDVFGTANSFNNSTVVASQIEDDNMRYGMNIRCVRND from the coding sequence ATGATGTTTTCAAATAATGTGCAACGGTTTGTAGTTTTCCTATCGTTGCTGACTGTAGGCAGTATATTCGCGTCCTGTTCCAAAGGGGAAACCTCCGAACAACTAGTCGATAGCGAAACCTCGCTAAGCTTTGCGGTGGAGAATTTGAGTGAAGTAGCGGATGCAGGTGTGATTAAGGGGAATGAAACAGCGCCTGCGGAAACGCCAGACTTAGTGCCTGTTTCGGGTAATGTGGGAAGCACAACGCGGGCAACGACCAAAAAGTCGGTTGCAGCCGTCAATACTTCCTTTGTGCCCGCGGCAGCCGCCATTGTGGGCGAAGCGCGCGAGGTGGTGGGCGATGGTTACGACGCTATTGTGACCTTGACCGAGGAGGATAATACCGTGAAGAGTGCTAGCGGGCGTTTTATCAATAGCAAGGTGAGTTCGGCTGCTAGTGGATCTACCGGTAACGTGGCGGCGGCCATGACTTCTGGTAACAAATATCGGGTGTTGATCTATGATAACAACGATAACTATGTGGGTACCATCGATGCGACTTCAGGTACAGCCTTAAGCCCTGCTTTTCCGGTATTCAAGAATACAACTTACAAGTGGTATGCCTACTCGTACAATTCGCAAACACAGGTACCTGTACCTGCGAACACGGCGAATCCGACGATTACGACGACAGCGGGTGCGGCTGGCTTACTCTACGATTCGGGAACCTTGACCACGGTAGCAGGATCCAACAAGATCAGCATTGTTTTTGAGCATCGCTTGGCGAGCATCGCCGTGAAAGTGGATACACGTGGACTTTTTACGACCATCAATTCTGTAGCTGGAACGAATGGTACGGCGGGCGATCTACGCTCGGGTACCTTGAACTTGAAGACAGGCGTATATACCAATACGAGTGCGAATACAACGAAAAGCGATTTGCTGGATTGGACAAATGCAGCGGCGGCTACAGGTGACTCGGTGAAGGTGGCGTACTTGTATACCTCGGGTACAACGGCTATTTCCAATTTTAAGGTAACCTTAACGAACCTAAAAGTAAACTTGGATGATGGATCGGTACGGAACTTTGATGATAAGACCTTTACCTTCCCAACATCATTTACGCCGCAATTGGGCAAGCGCTATACCGCAACGATTACCTTGATTGAGTCGGCTGTGGAAGTAGGCGGTGTGCGTTGGGCACGAGAGAATTTGTATTACCGTGCTGGAGATACAGGTTACCGTTTCCGGAACAGAAGCTCGAATATCTACCAAACGAATGTGGCTGATTTGACGAGTACAACCGAGTTCTTCAGTTTTGCAGCGTTAACCAGCTCAAATAGTGCGACACCGGCCGTTCGGGATATTTGTAAGTTGGCCTTTCCAAAGAATACCTGGCGCTTGCCAACTCCTGCCGAACAACAGGCTTTGGTTAACGTGAGCACGAACACCTCATCGACTCCCTATAGAGTTTACGGACAGTCTTCCGATGCACGCTATGCTTCTTGGACGTATAATACGTCCAATGAGTACGGTACAGTGTGGACCTCTTTTATGGCCTTGGGACGACGTGCGAAAGGAAGTAATACCGTAGAAAACTACAGCAGAACAAGCAATTCCTCTGGATATTTTTGGTCGAATACTTTTGTGCAAGGTACAACAAGAGCTTATTATATGCGGGTAGATGTTTTCGGTACGGCAAATTCCTTTAATAACTCTACGGTTGTGGCCAGTCAAATTGAAGATGATAATATGCGCTACGGGATGAATATCCGTTGTGTGCGTAATGATTAA